In Deltaproteobacteria bacterium, the following proteins share a genomic window:
- a CDS encoding DUF4911 domain-containing protein: MPTIYIKLKNNSETVYFQSILGTYSHIAWVRTENPASGIIKVIPTPDSAGETREILEKLKKEIEFEEVDSTGLRSLTPSDG; this comes from the coding sequence ATGCCGACAATATACATCAAGCTAAAGAATAACAGCGAAACGGTGTACTTCCAGTCCATACTGGGCACCTATTCTCATATTGCCTGGGTAAGAACAGAGAACCCGGCCTCAGGAATCATTAAAGTGATACCGACCCCTGACTCCGCCGGAGAAACCAGAGAAATCCTTGAGAAGCTGAAAAAAGAGATTGAATTCGAGGAGGTTGATTCAACGGGTCTCCGGAGCCTGACCCCATCGGACGGATAG
- the murJ gene encoding murein biosynthesis integral membrane protein MurJ, with translation MREKEQIARSAGMIGSLTFISRIAGYVRDMVIAYFFGATAYTDAFWIAFRIPNLLRRLFAEGSLTISFIPVFTETLEKKNKEEAKKVSDIIFSILLILLTTVSLLGVLFSPYIVKLFAYGFDQDTFELAVTLNRIMFPYIFFISLTALCMGILNSLRHFFAPAFSPVVFNICIITSILLVHRSFDLPIYSAAAGVILGGILQFFIQLPFVKAKGFMFSFTRNFRHPAVKRIGLLLLPQLFGLAVYNLNIIVSSQYASFMQSGTISYLYFAERLIEFPLGIIAVSIATVLLPNLASYISKGEYGKFRDTYSYTLKLMLFILIPALAGLIALRIPICNLLYQRGEFTYEATVFTSQALLGYSFGLWAVGGLRVTAPAFYAMQDTKTPVIVAFVAFLANAVLGYILGFTLKLNHTGLAVASSISSIINFITLVYLLEKRTGDIKMKPILVFCLKIVLLSTIMAAAAWKVSTFADWTESAFSIEKIGILLLSIGTAGVVYFVLVKILRIEELEYILNMLGRKMPGDK, from the coding sequence ATGAGGGAAAAAGAACAAATAGCACGATCCGCAGGCATGATCGGCTCTCTTACATTTATCAGCCGCATCGCGGGATATGTAAGAGATATGGTCATAGCCTATTTCTTCGGCGCAACCGCTTATACGGACGCCTTCTGGATAGCGTTCAGGATTCCGAACCTTTTGAGAAGGCTCTTTGCCGAGGGATCACTCACGATCTCGTTTATTCCGGTCTTTACGGAGACTCTGGAAAAGAAGAATAAGGAAGAAGCGAAAAAGGTTTCGGACATTATCTTCAGCATTCTGTTAATCCTCCTTACAACAGTGTCTTTACTGGGGGTGCTCTTTTCTCCCTATATAGTCAAGCTCTTTGCCTACGGTTTCGACCAAGACACTTTCGAACTCGCCGTAACACTCAACCGAATTATGTTCCCGTATATATTTTTCATATCGCTGACAGCTCTATGTATGGGGATTTTGAATTCACTCAGGCATTTCTTCGCGCCTGCCTTCTCGCCCGTGGTTTTTAACATTTGCATCATAACTTCAATACTTCTGGTCCACAGGAGCTTCGATCTGCCCATATATTCGGCTGCGGCAGGTGTGATTCTGGGGGGCATTCTTCAGTTTTTTATTCAGCTGCCGTTTGTGAAGGCCAAAGGGTTTATGTTCAGTTTCACGCGGAATTTCAGGCATCCCGCCGTGAAGCGGATAGGACTGCTCCTGCTGCCGCAGCTTTTCGGGCTCGCCGTATATAACCTGAATATAATAGTCAGCTCTCAATACGCTTCGTTCATGCAGTCAGGAACTATTTCCTACCTGTATTTCGCCGAGAGGTTGATAGAATTCCCGCTCGGCATCATAGCCGTTTCCATAGCTACGGTGCTTCTTCCGAACCTCGCAAGCTATATAAGCAAAGGTGAATACGGTAAGTTCCGCGACACGTATTCCTACACCCTGAAGCTAATGCTTTTTATCCTTATTCCCGCGCTTGCGGGACTGATAGCCCTTAGAATACCGATATGCAACCTGCTCTACCAGAGAGGTGAATTTACATACGAGGCAACAGTATTTACCTCCCAGGCCCTGCTCGGATATTCATTCGGACTGTGGGCTGTGGGCGGCTTAAGGGTTACCGCCCCCGCGTTCTATGCCATGCAGGACACGAAGACCCCGGTTATCGTGGCCTTCGTTGCGTTTCTGGCAAACGCCGTCCTTGGCTACATACTGGGTTTCACGCTCAAGCTCAATCATACGGGGCTAGCAGTCGCAAGCTCGATCTCATCCATAATCAATTTCATAACGCTCGTTTATTTGCTTGAGAAAAGGACGGGCGACATCAAAATGAAACCTATCCTTGTTTTCTGTCTCAAGATAGTCCTATTATCGACAATCATGGCGGCGGCGGCGTGGAAAGTCTCTACCTTTGCCGACTGGACCGAATCGGCTTTCTCGATAGAGAAAATCGGGATACTACTACTGTCTATAGGCACAGCAGGTGTAGTATATTTCGTATTGGTAAAGATTTTACGGATAGAGGAACTGGAATATATCCTCAACATGCTCGGGAGGAAAATGCCGGGGGACAAATAA
- a CDS encoding cellulase family glycosylhydrolase, producing MRSAFIAFLVICSLQAPSWAYYVENGIVYDDDGREVNLYGVNWFGFETGDHVVHGLWARNWKDMIAQIKGLGFTAVRLPFCPETLSNTGTSSINYFLNPDLQGLGSLEVLDEVVQELDRNGMYILIDNHNYDCQSINELWYSGFYSEEDWINDLAFLADRYRDIERFIGIDIKNEPHGAATWGTGNEFTDWNTAAERAAEEVLSVNPDILIFVQGIQDNPVCSGSLSHWWGGNLEPFDCFPLDIPADKLVLSPHVYGPDVFDQPYFGEPDFPDNMPGIWETHFGYLVDRGYSVIIGEFGGRYGHGGDPRDRVLQDALVEYMDGKGMTDFFYWSWNPNSGDTGGILKDDWQNVWQDKVALLQRLMEGSQPEPPDSTECSDGVDNDGDGLIDYPDDPGCENELDNDEFNEQPDGEVITTAVNISDDWGTGYCAQVTVTNSGSSPVDWMVTFDVYGAIRDLWSAAYTQNGSSVTAEGVSWNDIVQGGSSVGFGFCADRNSPPPPPEPTSPPPPAPVYACSDGVDNDGDGLIDYPEDPGCDNAEDNDEFNERPGGGITADVVINDDWGTGYCAEVFVVNSGFGGVDWVVSFTIEGTVRNLWNAVYRQNGNTVTAEGVSWNNIVNGNSSVNFGFCANR from the coding sequence ATGCGGTCAGCGTTTATTGCTTTCCTGGTAATCTGTTCTCTGCAGGCTCCATCGTGGGCCTATTATGTGGAAAACGGCATTGTATATGATGACGACGGTCGGGAAGTAAATCTCTACGGAGTCAACTGGTTCGGTTTCGAGACGGGAGACCATGTGGTCCACGGGCTTTGGGCCCGCAACTGGAAGGATATGATTGCTCAGATAAAGGGACTCGGCTTTACCGCAGTCAGGCTTCCCTTCTGCCCTGAAACACTTTCAAATACCGGCACGTCCAGTATAAATTACTTCCTTAATCCCGATCTCCAGGGCCTCGGGTCCCTCGAAGTGCTTGACGAAGTCGTTCAGGAGCTTGACCGGAATGGAATGTACATACTTATCGACAATCATAACTACGACTGTCAGTCGATAAATGAACTCTGGTATTCAGGCTTCTATTCCGAGGAGGACTGGATAAATGATCTGGCCTTTCTCGCCGACAGGTACCGGGATATTGAACGTTTTATAGGTATCGATATAAAAAACGAGCCCCACGGCGCCGCCACGTGGGGTACGGGGAACGAATTCACGGACTGGAACACTGCTGCCGAGCGGGCGGCGGAGGAAGTTCTCTCTGTCAATCCGGATATCTTAATTTTCGTTCAGGGAATTCAGGATAACCCCGTGTGCAGCGGCTCGCTCAGTCACTGGTGGGGCGGCAACCTCGAGCCTTTCGACTGTTTTCCGCTCGATATTCCAGCCGACAAGCTGGTGCTGAGCCCCCATGTCTACGGTCCCGATGTTTTTGATCAGCCCTATTTCGGCGAGCCTGACTTTCCGGACAATATGCCCGGGATATGGGAGACGCATTTCGGCTATCTGGTCGACAGGGGATACTCTGTCATAATCGGGGAATTCGGCGGCAGGTACGGGCACGGGGGCGATCCGAGGGACAGGGTTTTGCAGGACGCTCTTGTGGAGTACATGGACGGCAAGGGAATGACGGATTTTTTCTACTGGTCGTGGAATCCCAACAGCGGCGACACGGGCGGTATTCTGAAGGACGACTGGCAAAATGTGTGGCAGGACAAGGTCGCATTACTGCAAAGGCTTATGGAGGGCTCACAGCCTGAGCCTCCGGACAGCACCGAATGCTCGGACGGAGTGGATAATGACGGCGACGGTCTCATCGATTATCCGGATGACCCGGGCTGTGAAAACGAGCTTGATAACGACGAGTTTAACGAGCAGCCTGATGGCGAAGTGATTACCACCGCCGTTAACATTAGCGACGACTGGGGTACGGGTTATTGCGCTCAGGTAACGGTCACGAATAGCGGCTCATCGCCTGTTGACTGGATGGTTACGTTCGACGTGTACGGCGCTATAAGGGATCTATGGAGTGCTGCCTATACTCAAAACGGGAGTTCCGTAACTGCCGAGGGCGTTTCGTGGAACGACATCGTTCAGGGAGGGAGTTCGGTTGGTTTCGGATTCTGCGCGGACAGGAACAGCCCCCCTCCTCCACCGGAGCCTACTTCTCCCCCGCCGCCAGCGCCTGTTTACGCATGCTCGGACGGGGTTGATAATGACGGCGACGGGCTCATCGATTATCCCGAAGACCCGGGATGTGATAACGCGGAGGATAACGATGAGTTTAATGAGCGGCCGGGAGGCGGAATTACAGCCGATGTCGTTATAAACGACGACTGGGGCACGGGCTACTGCGCCGAGGTCTTTGTTGTCAATTCAGGCTTCGGAGGCGTTGACTGGGTGGTTTCGTTCACGATAGAGGGAACCGTCAGAAACCTGTGGAACGCCGTTTACCGGCAGAACGGAAATACGGTCACGGCTGAGGGAGTGTCGTGGAATAATATCGTTAACGGGAACAGTTCCGTTAATTTCGGATTCTGCGCGAACAGGTAA
- a CDS encoding tetratricopeptide repeat protein — translation MTDENSATEDELRKFEEKYEKILLDDPSSVTFIFLAQVLYKQGKVDKAINVLIKGLRYNKKSVTGRFLLGRIYYDRWMIEQAKKEFQTVVKLAPDNLAACRMLVQIYKSEENYSKALELIKSAHAYHPQDSGIPAEIKELEDEFYAKEKREGEFAAAKEEIRSSVEAKSVEELASRITKYDKQLLSDTISDIYLDQGLYEKACSVLESILDSDPENDEIRIKLEKIRLYLLNKTAGFYTGE, via the coding sequence ATGACGGATGAGAACTCGGCGACCGAGGACGAACTCAGAAAATTCGAGGAAAAATACGAAAAAATCTTACTTGACGACCCTTCCTCGGTTACGTTTATCTTCCTTGCCCAGGTTCTGTACAAGCAGGGAAAAGTGGATAAGGCGATTAATGTATTAATCAAGGGATTGAGATATAATAAGAAAAGTGTCACGGGAAGATTTTTACTGGGAAGAATATACTACGACAGATGGATGATTGAGCAGGCCAAGAAGGAATTTCAGACAGTAGTTAAGCTGGCGCCGGACAATCTGGCGGCATGCAGAATGCTGGTTCAAATTTACAAAAGCGAGGAAAATTACAGCAAAGCTCTCGAACTTATAAAGTCCGCACATGCCTATCATCCTCAGGACTCCGGCATACCCGCTGAGATAAAAGAGCTGGAAGACGAGTTCTACGCGAAGGAAAAGAGAGAAGGGGAATTTGCGGCTGCAAAGGAAGAAATCAGATCGTCCGTCGAGGCAAAAAGCGTCGAGGAGCTGGCGTCGAGGATAACAAAATATGATAAACAGCTTTTATCTGATACCATATCCGATATTTATCTCGACCAGGGTCTTTACGAAAAAGCCTGCTCGGTTCTGGAAAGTATTCTCGACAGTGACCCGGAAAATGATGAAATACGGATAAAGCTTGAAAAAATAAGGCTCTATTTACTGAATAAAACTGCAGGATTCTATACGGGAGAGTAA